A window from Thermoflexus sp. encodes these proteins:
- the purN gene encoding phosphoribosylglycinamide formyltransferase, with product MEPRGRLVVMISGFGSNLQAILDACREGRLWAEVVLVVSNRRDAYGLIRAARAGVPTLYFPLRPYRERGLDRIAYDQDLADQIAPYRPDLIVLAGWMHILSSAFLDRFPGRVINLHPALPGMFPGRDAIRRAFEAYRRGEISCSGCMVHYVTPEVDAGPVLVQAEVPLYPEDTLERFEARMHEAEHRILVEGIRRALERLRSCEP from the coding sequence ATGGAGCCGCGAGGTCGGCTGGTGGTGATGATTTCCGGGTTTGGAAGCAACCTGCAGGCGATCCTCGATGCCTGCAGGGAGGGCCGTCTGTGGGCCGAGGTGGTGCTGGTGGTCTCCAATCGGAGGGACGCCTATGGCCTGATCCGGGCGGCCCGGGCGGGCGTGCCCACGCTGTATTTCCCGCTCCGACCGTATCGGGAGCGGGGGCTGGATCGGATCGCCTATGATCAGGATCTTGCGGATCAGATCGCCCCTTACCGGCCGGATCTCATCGTCCTGGCCGGGTGGATGCACATCCTGAGCTCGGCCTTTCTGGATCGGTTCCCCGGCCGGGTGATCAACCTTCATCCGGCTTTGCCGGGGATGTTCCCCGGTCGCGATGCCATCCGGCGGGCCTTCGAGGCCTACCGGCGGGGGGAGATCTCCTGTAGCGGCTGCATGGTGCATTATGTCACTCCGGAGGTCGATGCCGGGCCGGTGCTGGTTCAGGCGGAGGTTCCCCTTTACCCGGAGGACACGCTGGAGCGTTTCGAAGCCCGCATGCATGAGGCGGAGCACCGGATCCTGGTGGAGGGGATCCGGCGCGCGCTGGAGCGCCTTCGATCGTGTGAACCGTGA
- the purM gene encoding phosphoribosylformylglycinamidine cyclo-ligase, which produces MDAYARAGVHRDVAREIRSRIADAVCSTYGKEVIAGWGAFAGLYQADLWRGMKEPVLVASTDGVGTKLKVAARLNRWETIGHDLVHHCVNDILVYGARPLFFLDYIAADRLDPDVIVRIVESVAAACREVGCALLGGETAELPGVYAPGELDLAGTIIGVVERQRIRDGSRIRPGDRLLALPSSGLHTNGYSLARMVLAELDWEQPLPELGTSIGEALLAPHRCYLEPIRRLESAGVDLKGLCHITGGGVYENLPRVLPRGAAAVLHRGTWPEPPIFGLIQRMGRISDQEMFHVFNMGLGMLLVVSPQDVELALATLPGELRVVGEIIAGEQEVQIQM; this is translated from the coding sequence ATGGATGCCTATGCGCGCGCAGGGGTGCATCGGGATGTCGCCCGGGAGATCCGATCGCGCATTGCGGACGCGGTTTGTTCGACTTATGGGAAGGAAGTGATCGCTGGATGGGGAGCGTTTGCGGGCCTTTATCAGGCGGATCTCTGGCGGGGGATGAAAGAGCCGGTTCTGGTGGCCTCCACGGACGGGGTGGGCACCAAGTTAAAGGTCGCGGCCCGCCTGAACCGATGGGAAACCATCGGCCATGACCTGGTCCATCATTGCGTGAACGATATCCTGGTGTATGGAGCCCGGCCCCTCTTTTTCCTGGATTACATCGCTGCGGATCGTCTCGATCCCGATGTGATCGTCCGCATTGTGGAGAGCGTGGCGGCCGCATGTCGGGAGGTGGGTTGCGCGCTGCTGGGAGGAGAGACCGCCGAGCTTCCAGGGGTTTATGCGCCGGGGGAGCTGGACCTGGCCGGCACCATCATCGGCGTGGTGGAACGCCAGCGGATCCGGGATGGCTCTCGCATCCGACCGGGGGACCGTCTGCTGGCCCTCCCTTCGAGCGGCCTTCACACCAATGGCTACAGCCTGGCCCGCATGGTGCTGGCCGAGCTGGATTGGGAGCAACCCCTTCCGGAGCTCGGGACCTCTATTGGCGAGGCGCTCCTCGCTCCTCATCGCTGTTATCTGGAACCGATCCGGCGCCTCGAGTCAGCGGGCGTCGATCTAAAAGGGTTGTGTCATATCACGGGAGGAGGCGTGTATGAGAACCTGCCGCGCGTCCTGCCCCGCGGTGCTGCGGCGGTTCTGCATCGGGGGACATGGCCGGAGCCGCCCATCTTCGGGCTCATTCAGCGCATGGGGAGGATCTCGGACCAGGAGATGTTTCACGTATTCAACATGGGCCTGGGCATGTTGCTGGTGGTTTCCCCTCAGGATGTAGAGCTCGCGCTGGCCACATTGCCGGGGGAGCTTCGAGTGGTGGGGGAGATCATAGCCGGAGAGCAGGAGGTTCAAATCCAAATGTGA
- the purD gene encoding phosphoribosylamine--glycine ligase → MKKGKRVLVVGSGGREHALAWALARAAEVEMVYVAPGNGGTTWPPSPEAPDLQPRAPARSVPIRPDDIQTLIGFAREQAIDLTVVGPETPLAHGIVDAFQAAGLRIFGPTRAAARIETSKAFAKALMRACGVPTPDYAVFHRFEEARAYLRAHPGPVVVKASGLAGGKGAFVCDTPEEAEEALHRLMRERIFGEAGDTVVIEERLYGSELSMLALSDGRMVKPLLPARDHKRLMDGDRGPNTGGMGAYAPVPEVGPDAVEQVVQQIMVPVLDALARQGTPFVGVLYAGLMWTASGPFVLEFNARFGDPEAQAILPLLETDGLEALEACLEGRLEDLSLRWRPGACVTVVLASPGYPGPVPEGLPISGLEDAAAQEGVLVFHAGTRREGARLVTAGGRVLAVSAIGPDLPGAAARAYAAVERIHFEGMSFRRDIGRVPVRSL, encoded by the coding sequence ATGAAAAAGGGGAAGCGGGTTCTGGTCGTCGGATCAGGGGGCCGGGAACATGCGCTGGCATGGGCTCTGGCCCGCGCCGCGGAGGTCGAGATGGTATACGTCGCGCCGGGGAACGGGGGGACGACCTGGCCGCCTTCTCCAGAGGCTCCCGATCTGCAGCCGCGGGCTCCTGCCCGTTCTGTGCCCATCCGTCCCGATGACATTCAGACGCTGATCGGTTTTGCGAGGGAGCAAGCGATCGACCTGACGGTGGTGGGGCCGGAGACCCCGCTGGCTCACGGCATCGTCGATGCCTTCCAGGCGGCCGGGCTCCGGATCTTCGGACCCACCCGCGCGGCCGCGCGCATCGAGACCTCGAAAGCGTTCGCGAAAGCTCTCATGCGCGCGTGCGGCGTTCCGACCCCCGACTACGCGGTCTTCCACCGTTTCGAGGAGGCACGGGCCTACCTCCGTGCGCATCCCGGTCCGGTCGTGGTGAAGGCCAGTGGGCTGGCCGGGGGCAAGGGCGCTTTTGTGTGCGATACCCCGGAGGAGGCCGAGGAGGCTCTCCATCGCCTCATGCGTGAGCGGATCTTTGGGGAGGCCGGGGACACGGTGGTCATCGAGGAGCGCCTGTACGGATCCGAGCTCTCCATGCTGGCCCTGAGCGATGGGCGGATGGTCAAACCGCTCCTGCCGGCCCGGGATCATAAGCGCCTGATGGACGGCGATCGAGGCCCCAACACGGGAGGGATGGGCGCTTACGCGCCCGTGCCCGAAGTGGGCCCGGATGCCGTCGAGCAGGTGGTCCAGCAAATCATGGTGCCTGTCTTGGATGCCCTGGCCCGCCAGGGAACCCCCTTTGTGGGGGTCCTCTACGCGGGGCTGATGTGGACCGCCTCGGGGCCCTTTGTTCTGGAGTTCAATGCTCGTTTCGGCGATCCGGAGGCTCAGGCCATCCTCCCGCTGCTGGAAACAGACGGGCTGGAGGCGCTGGAGGCCTGTCTGGAGGGTCGGTTGGAGGATCTGAGCCTGCGCTGGCGGCCGGGGGCATGCGTCACCGTGGTCCTCGCATCCCCGGGCTATCCCGGTCCTGTCCCGGAGGGGCTTCCCATCAGCGGGCTGGAGGATGCGGCGGCTCAGGAAGGGGTGCTGGTTTTTCACGCCGGCACCCGCCGGGAGGGAGCCCGGCTGGTCACCGCAGGCGGGCGTGTCCTGGCCGTCAGCGCGATCGGTCCGGATCTGCCTGGGGCAGCTGCACGGGCCTATGCGGCTGTGGAGCGCATCCACTTTGAAGGCATGAGCTTCCGCCGGGACATCGGGCGGGTTCCCGTTCGAAGCCTTTAA
- the purF gene encoding amidophosphoribosyltransferase, with translation MKLPGAWWEEDHPREACGIVGLWSADRPAALLAMMALCALQHRGQESAGIATSDGLVAYLHKGMGLVSQVFHEGILRSLRGHLAIGHTRYSTTGASHLQNAQPFLSETLYGPLGIAHNGNLVNALPLRRRLLERGVGLSSGSDSELILQILASPPEAWGSLAPPLEPEGDPWIPRLRSLLCLSPGAYALVILTREAIYAVRDPYGFRPLCLGEWEGGYVVASESCALSMVGARYVREIAPGEIVRLDPRGVTSFAGGVQPSPAFCVFEYVYFMRPDSQREGGTVYSVRLALGRQLAREAPAEADLVIGVPDSATAHAIGYSLESGIPFIEGLLKNRYVGRTFIQPDDRTRQWGIRLKYSPLREVLQGRRVVLVDDSIVRGHTTRQLVQLLREGGASEVHLRIASPPIRHPCFMGIDMATYEELIAHRLDEEGIRRFTGADSLAFLSLEGMHRAIRETMPSPEGGYCAACFSGRYPAPLPEEVRGHPSPKFIFGRIRSAQ, from the coding sequence ATGAAGCTCCCAGGGGCCTGGTGGGAAGAGGACCATCCCCGGGAGGCATGCGGGATCGTGGGGTTGTGGTCCGCGGATCGCCCGGCGGCTTTGCTGGCGATGATGGCCCTCTGCGCTCTGCAGCATCGGGGCCAGGAGAGCGCGGGCATCGCCACCAGCGATGGCCTGGTGGCGTATCTCCATAAAGGGATGGGCCTGGTCTCCCAGGTCTTTCATGAAGGGATCCTGCGCTCGCTCCGGGGCCATCTGGCCATTGGACACACCCGTTATTCGACGACAGGGGCGTCCCATCTTCAGAACGCCCAGCCCTTCCTGAGCGAGACCCTTTATGGTCCTCTGGGTATTGCCCACAATGGGAACCTGGTGAACGCCCTCCCGCTCCGCCGCCGCCTCCTGGAGCGAGGCGTGGGTCTTTCCTCCGGCAGTGATAGCGAGCTGATCCTTCAGATCCTGGCCTCCCCGCCTGAGGCCTGGGGATCCCTGGCGCCGCCCCTCGAGCCCGAGGGGGATCCATGGATCCCGCGCCTGCGGAGCCTGTTGTGCTTAAGCCCGGGCGCTTATGCCCTGGTCATCCTGACTCGGGAGGCGATCTATGCGGTGCGGGATCCGTATGGCTTCCGCCCCCTGTGTCTGGGGGAATGGGAGGGAGGATACGTGGTGGCCTCCGAATCCTGTGCCCTCTCCATGGTCGGCGCCCGGTATGTGCGGGAGATCGCCCCCGGCGAGATCGTGCGCCTGGATCCGCGCGGGGTGACCTCCTTTGCCGGAGGAGTCCAGCCTTCCCCGGCTTTCTGCGTTTTCGAATACGTTTACTTCATGCGGCCCGATTCCCAGCGGGAAGGGGGCACCGTGTATTCGGTTCGCCTGGCCCTGGGACGCCAGCTGGCGCGGGAGGCTCCAGCGGAAGCCGACCTGGTCATCGGCGTGCCGGATTCAGCGACGGCCCACGCCATCGGCTACAGCCTGGAGAGCGGCATCCCGTTCATCGAAGGTTTGTTGAAAAATCGCTACGTTGGGCGGACCTTCATCCAGCCGGACGATCGAACCCGGCAATGGGGGATCCGACTGAAATATAGTCCCCTGCGCGAGGTGCTTCAGGGCCGTCGAGTGGTGCTGGTCGATGATTCCATCGTCCGCGGCCATACTACCCGGCAGCTGGTTCAGCTTCTCCGCGAGGGAGGAGCCTCGGAGGTTCATCTGCGCATCGCCTCCCCGCCGATCCGCCATCCATGCTTTATGGGGATCGATATGGCGACCTATGAGGAGTTGATCGCTCATCGCCTGGACGAGGAAGGGATCCGCCGCTTCACCGGGGCGGACAGTCTGGCCTTTCTGAGCCTGGAGGGGATGCACCGGGCGATCCGGGAGACGATGCCCTCCCCGGAGGGGGGATATTGCGCTGCCTGCTTCTCCGGCCGGTATCCGGCGCCCCTTCCGGAGGAGGTGCGGGGCCATCCTTCTCCCAAATTCATCTTCGGGCGGATTCGGAGCGCGCAATGA
- a CDS encoding AIR carboxylase family protein produces the protein MHSPLVVILMGSRSDLEHAQAVIRALEELGLDWELRVASAHKVPDYLLDLLREYEADPRPKVYITIAGRSNALSGMVDGQVLAPVIACPPISETFAGADVFSSLRMPGGIAPAVVLDPAGAALLAAKILGLRDETIRQRVATLQARGRQRLLADDAEVRALRSAAQGDSGRGRG, from the coding sequence ATGCACAGTCCTCTGGTGGTCATCCTGATGGGATCCCGCTCGGATCTGGAGCATGCGCAGGCGGTGATCCGCGCGCTGGAGGAGCTGGGCCTGGATTGGGAGTTGCGGGTTGCCTCGGCGCATAAGGTTCCCGATTACCTCCTGGATCTCCTGCGGGAATACGAGGCGGATCCGCGCCCCAAGGTCTATATCACCATCGCCGGACGTTCCAACGCCCTCAGCGGGATGGTCGATGGGCAGGTGCTGGCTCCGGTGATCGCATGCCCACCGATCTCCGAGACCTTCGCGGGGGCGGATGTTTTCTCCTCGTTGCGCATGCCGGGCGGGATCGCCCCAGCGGTGGTGCTGGATCCGGCAGGAGCGGCCCTTCTGGCCGCCAAAATCCTGGGCCTCCGCGATGAAACCATCCGGCAACGGGTCGCGACCCTGCAGGCGCGAGGGCGGCAGCGGCTGCTCGCAGATGACGCGGAGGTTCGCGCCCTTCGTTCCGCCGCGCAAGGGGATTCCGGGAGGGGGAGGGGATGA